The genomic segment TTGCCCACCGACGGCATGAACAGCGGCACGCGCGTCAGCTCGGCGTATTTCTGCATCTCGGGCAGGTGCTTGTGCTTGAGAGTGAGGCCATAGGGCATGAACTCGGGCGCTTCGTCGCCCTTGCTTTGGTAATCCTCGATCATGGCCCGGCCGCCGCCCGAATAGCCGGTGACGCCGTTGACGGTGACCGGGAAATCGGCCGGCACCAGCCCCGCCTCGACCAACGGGCGCAGCATGGCGATCGGCCCCTGCGGCCAGCAGCCCGGATTGCACACGCGCCGCGCCGAGGCGATGACGCCGGCCTGCTCCCGGCTCAGCTCGGCAAAGCCATAGGCCCAGCCCTCGGCCACGCGATGGGCGGTCGAGGCATCGATGACCTTGGTGGTGTCGTTGGTGATCAGGCTCACGCTCTCCCGGGCCGCATCGTCCGGCAGGCACAGGATTGCCACGTCGGCAGCGTTGAGCAGCTCGGCGCGGGCCGCAACGTCCTTGCGGCGCTCGCTGGGAATGGAGAGCAGTTCGAGGTCGCGGCGACCGACCAGGCGCTCGCGGATCTGCAGACCCGTCGTACCCGCTTCGCCGTCGATGAAAACCTTTGCGACCATCATATGTCTCCGCATTCCCAAGAGCCAAAGAACGGAAATACCGGCGCAGCCCGAAAAGATGCGCCGGTTTCAATGAACCACCCTGAAAGCGAGGTCAAGAACCGCTTTGTTCAAGCCATTGCGCCAGGGCCGCCAGCATGCGCTCCCAACCGCGCTCGGTGCGGGCGCGATAAGGCTCCCAGACGGCATCCATCTCGTGAAAGAGCGTGGCCACGCACCCCGTTCCGGCCGGCTCGAGGATCAGCGTCACCAGCGAGGTATCGGCCTCTTCCTCCTCGGGCGAGGTCCACCAGGTGAAAGCGAGCTTGCTGGGCATGTCGAGGGTCCGGTATTCGCCCCAGGACACCGCCTCGCGATCGGCCCGAAAATCGGAAAAGGCGAAGCGCCCGCCGACCCGCGCATCGATCTCGACCCGCCCCATTTCCCCGCTGAGACCGGCGCTGCGCAACGACGCCGCCATCCACTCGCGCACGCTGACCGGGTCGAGCCAGGCCTCCATCACCCTCTCGGGCGGCACGGCGAACCTTTGCGTGACCTTCGCTTCGATGGTTCCGGACATGGGATCGGGCCTCCGCCTCGGCCAAATCGGCCGCCCCAAGCGAACCGCAATTGACGCGGCAAAGTCAATCCGGGCAGTGTCTGGCTCGACCTGAACGAGAGGCTCTGCCAATGACCCCGCACAACAGTGCCAAGGCCGGCGACTACGCCCCGGCCGTCCTGCTGCCCGGCGACCCGCTGCGCGCCAAATGGATCGCCGACAATTTCTTCGAGGACGCGCGCGAGGTGAATGCGGTGCGCAACTGCCTGGGCTTCACCGGCACCTGGAAAGGCAAGCCCGTCTCGGTGCAGGCCACCGGCATGGGCCAGCCCTCGCTCTCGATCTATGTGCACGAGCTCATCAACTTCTATGGGGTCAGGAACCTCATCCGCGTGGGCACCTGCGGCGGCCTGGCCGAAAAGGTCAAGGTGCGCGACCTCATCATCGCCCAGGGCGCCACCACCGACTCCACCCTCGTCAAGGATGCCTTCGGACCCTACAATTTCGCGCCCATCGCCGATTTCGACCTGCTGCGCGCCTGCGTGGCGCGGGCGGAGGAGGCGGGGTTGCCCTATCACGTGGGCAACATGGTCTCCTCGGACATCTTCTATCACGACGATGGCCTCAAGTCGTACGAGGCGGTGATCCGGCACGGAGCGCTCGGCGTCGAGATGGAGGCCGCCGCCCTCTATACGCTGGCCGCCCGCTTCGGCGTCCGCGCCCTGGCCGTATGCACCATGACCGATAGCCTGGTGACCGGGGAAGCCCTCTCGGCGGCCGACCGCCAGTCCTCGCTCACCGACATGGTGACCCTGGCGCTCGACGTCGCCATCGCCGCCTGAACCACCCTGCAAAGGGGCGGCACGCCGCCCCTAACCCCTCCCGGCGCCTTCATTATTCATTTGACGCCCGCTCTTTCCCACGCATACGCTTCCCCATCAGTGGGATCGTTACTCGAGGGGAAAGAGTAGATGACCACCCGCCCGCCGCTCCTGGAGCTGGTCGACATCACCAAGAATTACGGGGCCATAGAGGCCCTGCGCGGCATCAGCTTTTCGGTGGGCCGCGGCGAGGTGGTGGCGCTGCTCGGCGACAACGGCGCGGGCAAATCCACCCTCGTCAAGATCATCGCCGGCGGCCTGCAGCCGAGCTCTGGCCACATGGTCTTCGAGGGCCGGCCCTATAGCGCCAACTCTCCGGCCGAAGCCAAGGCCCATGGCATCGAGACGGTCTACCAGGACCTCTCGCTATGCACCAATGTCGACGTGGTCGCCAATTTCTTCATGGGGCGCGAGCTCACCAGGAAGGTCCTGGGCATCCCGGTGCTCCAGGAGCGCGAGATGGAGGCCGCCGTCGCCAAGGCCATGGCCAGCGCCGGCACCAGGATCCCCTCGCTGCGCACCAAGGTCGAGCATCTCTCGGGCGGCCAGCGCCAGGCCATCGAACTCAACCGGTTCGTGCACTGGGGCGGCAAGCTCGTGCTGCTCGACGAGCCCTTCGCGGCCCTCGGCGTCGAGCAGACGCGGCGCGGGCTCGAAATGATCAAGAACGTCGCCGCCCAGGGCATCGGGGTGATCATCATCACTCATATCATGCCCCAGGCCTTCCAGGTGGCGGACCGCATCGTGGTGATCCGCCAGGGCCTGGTGGCCGGCGACGTCGCCACTGCCCAGACAAGCCCCGACGCCGTGGTCAGGATGATCACCGGCGAATCCTTTGCCGGTGCCGGGCCGGCCGTGGAGCGATCGGCTTAAGCCAATCCCGGCAACAAGCAGTCAGGAGCGCTACTCATGAAGAAGTTCATTCTAGCAGTCTTGGCGTCACTGGCGGTGCTCGCCGCCACGTTCTCGCCGGCCTTCGCCCAGGATGCTCAAGCCAAGGGCAAGATCTACTACCTCGTGCCCACCCTCCTCGATGAATTCCAGACCGCCTCGGTCGATGCCATCACCATGTTCCTCAAGCAGGTCGGCTACGAGACGGTGACGCTCAACGCCGACAACAAGACCGACGTGCAGCAGGGCCAGATGAACGACGTCATCGCCCTCAAGCCCGCCGCGATCGTGCTCGCCGCCGTCGATTTCAATGCGCTCAAGCCCTCGATCGAGAAGGCGCGGGCCGCCGGCATCCCGGTGATGGAATTCGACCGCCAGATCACCGACACCCCGTCCGACTTCACCTCCGTCGCCGGCACCGTCGAGATCGGCCATATCGCGGCCGACGAGGCCCAGCGCCTGCTCAAGGAAAAGAACGGGGAGGTCAAGGGCAAGGTCCTGCAGGTCCTCGGCGACCCCTCCGATCCCTATACGCTCGATATCCAGAAGGGTTTCGAGGAGAAGATGAAGGACTTCCCCGCCGTCCAGATCATCTCGCTGCCCGCCATGCAGTGGGAAGCCTCCAATGCCGGCACGATCGTGTCGGACCAGCTGCTGGCCAATCCGGACATCGACCTGATCTTCGTGCACGCCGCGCACCTGGCCGTCGCCGCGGTGGCCTCGCTCGAGGCCAAGGGCAAGAAGCCGGGCGACGTGCTGCTGATGTCCTCGAACGGCGCCCCGGTGGGCCTCGACCTCATCCGCAAGGGTTGGGAACAGGTGGAAGTGGAGCAACCCCTCTTCGCCCAGGCCGCCGCCATCGCCATGTTCGCCGACCTCGTCGTCAACAAGAAGCCCATCAAGCCGGGCGAATACGACGTGCTCGGCCTCAAGGGCGTGGTGACCGAGGAGGCCTGGGGCCCCAACATCAAGATCCCCGGCGCCGCCATCACCAAGGACAATGTCGACGACCCGAAGTTCTGGGGCAACATGAAGGTGCCCGCGACCCCGGTGACATCGGTCACCGACTAGCCTTTCCCAAAGCCGGGACGGACCTCCGTCCGCCCCGGTCCTTCCATCGTGCCTAGGGGGCAAACGTGACGCCGCACAACCGCGCCGCGCTCGAATTCCTGCTCGACAACCTGGTCTGGGTGCTGCTGATCGTGGTGCTGGCGGCCTTTTCGCTGTTCGTGCCGCATTTCTTCCAGATCGGCATCTTCGCCAATATCGTGGAGCAATCCACCTTCGTGGGCGTCATGGCCATCGGGCTGGCCCTCGTGGTCATTGCGGGCCACATGGACCTTTCGGTCGAATCGGTGGCGGCGCTTTCGGCCATGGTCACCGGCATCCTCTTCTGTTCGGGCGGCATCGGCTGGGGCTGGACGGTTTCGCCCGACTGGCTGCTGATCCCGATCTCCCTCTTCCTCGCCCTGGCGGTCGGCGCGGTGATCGGCACTGTCAACGGCCTGCTGGTGGTCAAGGTCAGGATGAACGCCTTCATCGTTACCCTGGCCTCCTACATCTGGGTGCGCGGGCTCGTGGTGGCCATTTCGGGCGGGCGGTCCGCCCAGGACCTGGCGCCGGCCATCCGCATCATCGGCATCCAGACCATTCTCTACATCCCGCTCATCGCCTGGATCGCCATCGCCTGCTTTGCGGTTTTCACCTTCATCCTGGCCAAGACCCCGTTCGGGCGGCACCTGACCATGATCGGGGGCAACGAGGCGGCGGTCTACCGCGCCGGCATCAAGGTCGACCGGGTGCTCATGATCGCCTTCGTGCTGGCGGGGGCGATTTCCGGCCTGGCCGGCTGGCTCCTGGCCATCCGCACGTCGGGCGCCACGGCCAACCTGGGCACGGGCATGCTGTTCAACGCCTTCGCCGCCGTGGTCATCGGCGGAGTGAGCCTGAAGGGCGGCGTCGGCCAGTTGCCGGGCGTCTATGCCGGCGTGCTGCTGCTCTCCTCGATCCACACCGCCATCAACCTGATGGGCCTGCCGGCCAACTACACCCAGGTGATCCTGGGCGTGCTGGTGCTGGCCGCGGTACTGCTCGATACGGTCAAGATCGCGATACGCCAGCGCCTGGCCTAGCGGCCACACACGCTCGCGTTCGTCCGCCGGGACTAGGCCCGCTCCAGCGCCTCGGCGGCGCGCTTTTCGAGCAGCGCTTTTTCGCGCGCATTGCGGGTCATCGTGGCGGCGCGCTCGAATTCTTCGCGCGCTTCGTCCATGCGGCCGAGCTTGAAGAGAAAATCGGCGCGCACCGCGTGAAGCAGGTGGTAGCCCTTGAGCGCCGGCTCATCGCGCAGGCCCTCGAGAATGGTGAGGGCGCTCTGCGGCCCGAAGGCGAAGCCATAGGCGACCGCCCGGTTGAGATCGACCACGGGAGAAGGCGAGATCTCGCCCAGCCGGGTATAGAGCGCGGCGATGCGCCCCCAGTTGGTGGCCTCGGCCGTGCGCGCCTCGGCGTGGCACGCCGCGATTGCCGCCTGGAGCGCATAGGGTCCGCCCCCGCCCAGCGCCCGCACGCGCTCGAGCGCCACCAGGCCGCGCCGGATCAGCATCTGGTCCCAGAGCGAGCGGTCCTGCTCGAGCAGCAGCACCGGTTCGCCCGCGCCATTGGTGCGGGCGCGCGAGCGCGAGGCCTGGATTTCCATCAGCGCCACCAGCCCATGCACCTCGGCCTCCCCGGGGGCGAGCCCGGCCAGCACGCGGCCAAGCCGCAACGCCTCCTCGCACAGGTCCTGGCGCAGCCAGTCCTCACCCGCGGTGGCCGAGTAGCCCTCGTTGAAGATGAGGTAGAGGACCTCGAGCACCGAGGCGAGCCGCTCCGCCCTCTCCGGACCCTGCGGCACCTCGAACGGGACGCCGGCCTCGGCAATGGTCTTCTTGGCGCGCACGATGCGCTGGGCGATGGTGGGCTCGCTCGCCAGGAACGCCCGCGCGATCTCCTCGGTGGTGAGCCCGCCCAGGAGCCGCAGCGTCAGCGCGGCGCGGCTGTCCGCCGACAGGATGGGATGGCAGGCCGTGAAGATGAGGCGGAGCTGGTCGTCCCCCACATCATCGTCCAGGCTCTCGGCCAGGGCATCCTCGCCCCCCTGTTCGCCATCGGTTTCCATGTCGTAGCCCAGCTCATCCAGCTTGCGGGCCAAAACCTTGTTGCGGCGGAAATAGTCGATCGCCCGCCTCTTGGCGGTAGCCATCAGCCACGCCCCGGCATTGCGCGGGATGCCGCTTTCCGGCCACGTCTTGAGGGCGATCACCAGCGCGTCCTGCGCCAATTCCTCGGCGAGGCTTATGTCCCGGACGATCCGGGTCAGTCCTGCGATGAGTTTTGGCGCCTCGATCCGCCATACGGCTTCGATGGCGCGCCTGGTTTCCGCTTCGCTCACGGGCGCGGATCAGACCATGTCCGTTCCGCGTCCGCAAGGTTCCGGACCATCCCTATTGGGCGATCGGCTTCTGGTTGGAATCGCGCCACGCCTTCTCCTTGGCGCGGTGTTCCTCCGAAACAACTTCTTCGGGAAGATCCCCGAACTCGGCGACCTGCCGCAGTTCGACCTCGCCATCGGTGAACGGAATGCGGCCGGCCCAGGCCAGCGCCTCGGCCTTGTCCTTGACCTGGATCAGCCAGAACCCGGCGATCAGTTCCTTGCTTTCGGTGAACGGGCCATCCTTGATCGAATGCCTGCCATCCTTGTGGAACTGGACGCGGGCGCCCTCGCGACTGGCGGTGAGCCCTTCGGCGGCCAGGAGAACGCCGGCCTTGATCAGCTCATCGTTGTACTTGCCCATGTCGGCGAATTCCTGGGCCGTGGGCATTTGCCCCTCTTCGCTTTCGGGCGACGCCTTGACGATCATCATGAAACGCATTTCTTCGCTCCTTTCCGCACGGGCTCAGCCGTGCCGGGCTTCCGTTTCGGCGCGCAGGCGGTTTTCACGCTCGCGCTGCTCGGCAGTGAAGGCCTCCCCGAAATCGTCCTCGGTGAGGATCGGGAAGATGTCGATCTCGACATTGCCGTGGCCGTCTTCCTTGGGCCACTTCTTGACCCACTCGACCGCGTCTTCCATGGACGGCACCTCGATGATCGAATAGCCGCCGACCAGTTCCTTGGCTTCGGCGAAGGGCCCGTCGATGATCTTGGGCCGGCCCGCGTCGAACTTGACGCGCCGCGCCTTCGCACTCGGATGCAAGCCGTCCCCGCTGACCATGATTCCGGCCTTGACCGCCTCCTCCATGTACTTGCCCATCGCCTCGATGAGCTCGGTGGTGGGCAGCACGCCCGCCTCGGTTTCCTCGTCCGCCTTGCGGATGACCATGAAACGCATCGACTTTCTCCTCTGTCTGGCTCGGCGCCGGTGACCGTTTGTCCCGGCTCTCGTCAACACGACGAACGCTGCAACGGCGGATCGACATGCCGCCGAATCTTTTTTCGATTGTTTTCGCCTTTGGACAAAAGTCCAAGGCGCGCCGGACCGTTCCCATTCGGCTCACCGGAAAAATCGGCGCTTGACTCGGCGGCGTCCCGGCAGTATTCAACCAATCAGTTATCAACTACTTGGTTGAATACAAATGGCCACCGACCAGCTCAGCCTCACGCTCTCCGCCCTTGCCGACCCGACCCGTCGCGGCATCCTTGCCCGGCTGTCACGCGGTGAGGCTACCGTCACCGAACTGGCCGAGCCCTATGACATGAGCCTGGCCGCCGTCTCCAAGCACCTCAAGGTGCTCGAGGGCGCCGGCCTCATCTCGCGCGGCAAGGAAGCCCAATGGCGCCCCTGCCGCATCGAGCCGGCCCCGCTCAAGGACGTTTCGGCCTGGCTCGAGGATTATCGCAAGCTCTGGGAAGAAAGCATGGATCGGCTCGACGTCTACCTGGCCAAGCTCCAGCGCCCCGACCCCGACAGCACGCCCAACTGATCCGGGCGGCGGGAGACGGGCGATGTCCAAGGGCAAGATCGTTTCCCTCGCTGCCTATGCCGAACGCCGGCGCCGCCGGCAGAACCGCCTGCCTCCCCCGCCCCGCCATGGCCTGGCGGGTTGGACGGACGTCTATCGGCGCCTGATCGAGGACAGCCTCGATCGGCTCGGCGCCTACCTGCAACATCTCAAGAAGGAACGAAAAATGGACGACCTGAGCGTAGCCACTCCCGCCGACCAGCCGGTCATCGTCATGACCCGCACGTTCGACGCACCCCGCATCCTGGTCTGGAAGGTGATGACCGAAGCCGAGCACGTCCCCCATTGGTGGGGCTGGTCGAAGGCCGTCACCACCGTCGAAAAGCTCGACCTGCGGCCCGGCGGCACCTGGCGCTTCGCCCAGACCATGCCCGACGGCAACCGCCTGGTCTTTTTGGGCACCTATCTGGAAGTCGTGCGCCCCGAAAAGCTGGTCAACACCTTCGGCATGGAAGGCCTCTACGAGGACAAGCTGATCGTGGAGGAACATCGCTTCGAGGAAAGCGGCGGGCGCACCATCCTCACCAGCACCAGCCGCCTCGACAGCATCGCCGATCGCGACGCGTTCGTCGCCACCGGCATGGAAGGCGGCGCCCGCGAAAGCTACAGCCGCATAGACGCCTACCTGGCGACCCTGGCGGTCGAGAGCTGAGGCCACCCTTCCCCCTCTAAGTCATCTTCGTATCGGCCAGAGGGGCGCTGCCCGCGCTGCGGCCACGCGGCGGGCCCGCCTCCTGCCCGCCGCTCACCCTCTCATGCACGGAGTAACCAACCATGTCTTCCACCATCACCCTGCCCGCCGACGAACCCCTCATCCTCATCGACCGCGTCTTCGAGGCGCCGCGCGACCTGGTGTTCAAATGCTTCACCGACCCGGTGCACGTGGTGCACTTCTGGGGACCGCACGGCGCGACCACCCCGGTCTGCAAGATCGACCTGCGCCCGGGCGGGCGCTGGCACTACGTCATGCAGTTCCCGGGTGGCAACCAGTATCCGGTGACCTGCGCCTATCTCGAAGTGGATGCGCCCGAGCGCCTGGTCTATCGCGACGCCCCGGGTGACTATGACGGCGACCTCGCCGCTCTGCCCCCGGCCTTCATGGTGACCACGGTCGAGTTCACCGAGGCGGACGGGCGGACCCGCGTCCTCTCGACCGTCAGACTCAACAGCATCGCAGACCGCGACCTGCAGGTGCAGCGCGGCTTCGCCGAGACCGTCTCGCAGGGCCTCGACCGCCTGGTCGAATACCTCAAGACGCTCTGAGCGCGCCGCGCCGCCGACAGGTGATTCACGTGAAACGCGCCGGGGGCCTAGGCTCCCGGCCGCTCGAAAAGCTGCCGGATCTCGCCCGAGCCGCGATAGGCCGGCCCCAGCACCGCAGCATGGATTTCCATCCAGCGGCGCGCGATCCCCACCGCTTCGTCCTTGTCGGCCACATCGATGATGGCAAAGCCCCCGATGAGCTCCTTGGCTTCGGCGAAAGGACCATCGCGCACCACCAGGGCCCCGTCGCCCACATCGACCCGCGCCCCGAAGGGGCTCGGCATCAGGCCCTCGCTCGACACCAGCTTGCCGGCCGCCATCATCTCGCCGATGAGCTGGCCCAGCGCGCTCATGAGCGCGGGCGGTGGCGGGCCCATGGATTCGGTATTGGCATCGGCCTTGTGGATCAGCATGAAACGCATTCAGGCCTCCCGCGCTTGGAGTTCGGCCAGCACCTTCTCGATGCGGCGCTGCCGCGTCTCGGGGGCCTTGGCCTGGCTCACCGATCCGGCGAGACGGCTGCGATTTGAGGCCGAGAGCCTGCCGAACTTTTCGGCGGCGCCGGGCGCCCGCGCCAGCGCCGTCGCCAGATCGACCGGCACCTCCACCTCGCGCGGCGTCGTATCGAGCGCCAGCTCGACCTCGATGGCGTCCCCGGCGCTCGTGCCCGACTGGGCGCGACGTTCCGCGCTCACCGGGATGAGCGTGCGCCCGTTCATCGAACCTACGGTCGTGCGGTAGGAAAATCCGTTGATGGTGACCTGGACGGCCGGGCGCTTGCCCCCGCCCAGCGCGGCGAGCACATCGGAGGGCACCTCGATACCCGCCGTATTGCCGCCCGTACCCAGTAGCGTCGTCGAAAACTTCATCCGTCTTCTCCCAAACTGGCCCGAGACATCCTCGCCGGCCATTGCTGCCGAGGCCGGCTGGAAAATCAATCCCTTCCACCGTCCCATGCCTTGACGACGAACGAGGCGGCGCGGAATCGACAGGGGGCTGCATTTTTCCGCCCATTGCTATCGTGCGGCGCCAAACCGGAGCCCCTGCTCGGCGACACGGAGCGACTAGCCCAGCTGGCGGCAAGGGTCTAGAAATTCGCCAGGGCGGGAGGAACGGATGACGGGCACCGGCGGCATCGAGTTGACCTTTGCGCTTGGGCAACCCGCCGATCTCTTCGCGGCGCCCGATACCGACCCCTTCTCGCCGGACTATGATCCCGAGCCGGTGGTCGAAAAGCTCATCGGCGATGTCGGCGCCATAACCCTGGCGCAGCGGCGGCGCTGCCGCCTGGTTTTTCATGCTGCCTGCGGACGGCGGCCATCCAGATGGCGAAAGCACCATCCCGGCGGCTCTGGCGCGCCATTGCCGGGCGCGAATCGCCCAGTTGCACAACGAACGCGAACTGATGCGCCATATCGGCTGGCGCGAATTGTGGATGGGGCTGAGCCTGCTCGCGCTCTGCCTGATGCTTTCGAGCGCCATTTCCGGCTCGCCCCTGCCGCCTTTCGCCGAAAGGCTGTTCGGGGAGGGCCTGGTGATCGCCGGCTGGGTGGTGCTCTGGCGTCCCGTCGAGACGCTGATCTTCGATACCGGCCGGCTCAATCGCGAAATCGACCTGCTCGAGGCGATCGCCGTCATGCCCGCGAGCGTGAAGCGTTCGGCAGCGCCGGCCCGGAAAAGCAAAAAGGGCCCGTGAAGGACCCTTTTGCGTGCCTCGATCCCTGCGAAGGACCGGGAAATTGGAGCGGGCGATGGGATTCGAACCCACGACCCTAACCTTGGCAAGGTTATGCTCTACCCCTGAGCTACACCCGCGCTCCAGTCGCTGCGGCTTGGCACCGCGTCGACGGGCGCCTATATGCCCAAAGACAAACACGATTGCAACCCAAAAACGCGATCCTTGTTGCGCGATGTGGATAGGGCTTGTCACAAGCCCCGCCCAGCGCCAGAAACAGAAGACTTTTGAGCCAAGCGGCAAAGGAAAATCATGACCCTTGATGGCGCCACTTCCACCCCCGCCGCCCCTCCCGCGGGCGCGCTCGTCGCCGAATCGTCCGATCGCGCCTTCAAGGCCGACGTGATCGACGCTTCCCTGCAGACCCCGATTCTCGTCGATTTCTGGGCGCCCTGGTGCGGCCCGTGCCGCCAGCTCACCCCGGCGCTCGAAAAGGTCGTCACTGAAAAGAACGGCGCCATTCGTCTGATCAAGATCAATATCGACGAGAATCCCTCGATCGCCGGCCAGCTCGGCATCCAGTCGATTCCCGCCGTTTTCGCCTTTGCCGGCGGACGCCCCGTCGATGCCTTCATGGGCGCCATTCCCGAAAGCGAAGTGCGGCGCTTTGCCGATCGCGTCATCTCCCAGGCTCCGGCCGCCGCGCCGCAGCCCGGCTCGGTCGACGAACAGATCGCCAACGCCCTGGCGGCGGCGGGCGAGGCCTTCGGCGCCGGCGATTTCGCCCAGGCCGCCGAGATCTATACCCTCGTCCTCCAGCACGCCCCCGATAACGCCAAGGCGATCCTGGGCCTGGCCCAGGTCTACGCCAAGACCGGCGACCTCGAGCAGGCGCGCGCCGTCCTGGCCGAACTGCCCGAGGATGCCCGCAAGGGCGAGGACTACCTGGCCCTGAGCCAGGCCCTCAAGCTGGCCGC from the Youhaiella tibetensis genome contains:
- a CDS encoding YciI family protein, with product MRFMVIRKADEETEAGVLPTTELIEAMGKYMEEAVKAGIMVSGDGLHPSAKARRVKFDAGRPKIIDGPFAEAKELVGGYSIIEVPSMEDAVEWVKKWPKEDGHGNVEIDIFPILTEDDFGEAFTAEQRERENRLRAETEARHG
- a CDS encoding ATP-binding cassette domain-containing protein; the protein is MTTRPPLLELVDITKNYGAIEALRGISFSVGRGEVVALLGDNGAGKSTLVKIIAGGLQPSSGHMVFEGRPYSANSPAEAKAHGIETVYQDLSLCTNVDVVANFFMGRELTRKVLGIPVLQEREMEAAVAKAMASAGTRIPSLRTKVEHLSGGQRQAIELNRFVHWGGKLVLLDEPFAALGVEQTRRGLEMIKNVAAQGIGVIIITHIMPQAFQVADRIVVIRQGLVAGDVATAQTSPDAVVRMITGESFAGAGPAVERSA
- a CDS encoding SRPBCC family protein, whose protein sequence is MSKGKIVSLAAYAERRRRRQNRLPPPPRHGLAGWTDVYRRLIEDSLDRLGAYLQHLKKERKMDDLSVATPADQPVIVMTRTFDAPRILVWKVMTEAEHVPHWWGWSKAVTTVEKLDLRPGGTWRFAQTMPDGNRLVFLGTYLEVVRPEKLVNTFGMEGLYEDKLIVEEHRFEESGGRTILTSTSRLDSIADRDAFVATGMEGGARESYSRIDAYLATLAVES
- a CDS encoding ABC transporter permease produces the protein MTPHNRAALEFLLDNLVWVLLIVVLAAFSLFVPHFFQIGIFANIVEQSTFVGVMAIGLALVVIAGHMDLSVESVAALSAMVTGILFCSGGIGWGWTVSPDWLLIPISLFLALAVGAVIGTVNGLLVVKVRMNAFIVTLASYIWVRGLVVAISGGRSAQDLAPAIRIIGIQTILYIPLIAWIAIACFAVFTFILAKTPFGRHLTMIGGNEAAVYRAGIKVDRVLMIAFVLAGAISGLAGWLLAIRTSGATANLGTGMLFNAFAAVVIGGVSLKGGVGQLPGVYAGVLLLSSIHTAINLMGLPANYTQVILGVLVLAAVLLDTVKIAIRQRLA
- a CDS encoding DUF1905 domain-containing protein, giving the protein MKFSTTLLGTGGNTAGIEVPSDVLAALGGGKRPAVQVTINGFSYRTTVGSMNGRTLIPVSAERRAQSGTSAGDAIEVELALDTTPREVEVPVDLATALARAPGAAEKFGRLSASNRSRLAGSVSQAKAPETRQRRIEKVLAELQAREA
- a CDS encoding sugar ABC transporter substrate-binding protein; this encodes MKKFILAVLASLAVLAATFSPAFAQDAQAKGKIYYLVPTLLDEFQTASVDAITMFLKQVGYETVTLNADNKTDVQQGQMNDVIALKPAAIVLAAVDFNALKPSIEKARAAGIPVMEFDRQITDTPSDFTSVAGTVEIGHIAADEAQRLLKEKNGEVKGKVLQVLGDPSDPYTLDIQKGFEEKMKDFPAVQIISLPAMQWEASNAGTIVSDQLLANPDIDLIFVHAAHLAVAAVASLEAKGKKPGDVLLMSSNGAPVGLDLIRKGWEQVEVEQPLFAQAAAIAMFADLVVNKKPIKPGEYDVLGLKGVVTEEAWGPNIKIPGAAITKDNVDDPKFWGNMKVPATPVTSVTD
- a CDS encoding SRPBCC family protein, whose translation is MSGTIEAKVTQRFAVPPERVMEAWLDPVSVREWMAASLRSAGLSGEMGRVEIDARVGGRFAFSDFRADREAVSWGEYRTLDMPSKLAFTWWTSPEEEEADTSLVTLILEPAGTGCVATLFHEMDAVWEPYRARTERGWERMLAALAQWLEQSGS
- the argC gene encoding N-acetyl-gamma-glutamyl-phosphate reductase, with product MFSGCAGISVLWLLGMRRHMMVAKVFIDGEAGTTGLQIRERLVGRRDLELLSIPSERRKDVAARAELLNAADVAILCLPDDAARESVSLITNDTTKVIDASTAHRVAEGWAYGFAELSREQAGVIASARRVCNPGCWPQGPIAMLRPLVEAGLVPADFPVTVNGVTGYSGGGRAMIEDYQSKGDEAPEFMPYGLTLKHKHLPEMQKYAELTRVPLFMPSVGNFSQGMLVAVPLQLGILDKVPTGAQLHAAIADYYAGLPSSFVEVAPLAAVERTAELDPESYNNTNRMRLHVFSSDEKAQAILVAVYDNLGKGASGAAVQNLNLMLGVDAATSLAA
- the deoD gene encoding purine-nucleoside phosphorylase, coding for MTPHNSAKAGDYAPAVLLPGDPLRAKWIADNFFEDAREVNAVRNCLGFTGTWKGKPVSVQATGMGQPSLSIYVHELINFYGVRNLIRVGTCGGLAEKVKVRDLIIAQGATTDSTLVKDAFGPYNFAPIADFDLLRACVARAEEAGLPYHVGNMVSSDIFYHDDGLKSYEAVIRHGALGVEMEAAALYTLAARFGVRALAVCTMTDSLVTGEALSAADRQSSLTDMVTLALDVAIAA
- a CDS encoding ArsR/SmtB family transcription factor yields the protein MATDQLSLTLSALADPTRRGILARLSRGEATVTELAEPYDMSLAAVSKHLKVLEGAGLISRGKEAQWRPCRIEPAPLKDVSAWLEDYRKLWEESMDRLDVYLAKLQRPDPDSTPN
- a CDS encoding SRPBCC domain-containing protein, with amino-acid sequence MSSTITLPADEPLILIDRVFEAPRDLVFKCFTDPVHVVHFWGPHGATTPVCKIDLRPGGRWHYVMQFPGGNQYPVTCAYLEVDAPERLVYRDAPGDYDGDLAALPPAFMVTTVEFTEADGRTRVLSTVRLNSIADRDLQVQRGFAETVSQGLDRLVEYLKTL
- a CDS encoding YciI family protein → MRFMMIVKASPESEEGQMPTAQEFADMGKYNDELIKAGVLLAAEGLTASREGARVQFHKDGRHSIKDGPFTESKELIAGFWLIQVKDKAEALAWAGRIPFTDGEVELRQVAEFGDLPEEVVSEEHRAKEKAWRDSNQKPIAQ
- a CDS encoding YciI family protein, translated to MRFMLIHKADANTESMGPPPPALMSALGQLIGEMMAAGKLVSSEGLMPSPFGARVDVGDGALVVRDGPFAEAKELIGGFAIIDVADKDEAVGIARRWMEIHAAVLGPAYRGSGEIRQLFERPGA
- a CDS encoding RNA polymerase sigma factor; translation: MSEAETRRAIEAVWRIEAPKLIAGLTRIVRDISLAEELAQDALVIALKTWPESGIPRNAGAWLMATAKRRAIDYFRRNKVLARKLDELGYDMETDGEQGGEDALAESLDDDVGDDQLRLIFTACHPILSADSRAALTLRLLGGLTTEEIARAFLASEPTIAQRIVRAKKTIAEAGVPFEVPQGPERAERLASVLEVLYLIFNEGYSATAGEDWLRQDLCEEALRLGRVLAGLAPGEAEVHGLVALMEIQASRSRARTNGAGEPVLLLEQDRSLWDQMLIRRGLVALERVRALGGGGPYALQAAIAACHAEARTAEATNWGRIAALYTRLGEISPSPVVDLNRAVAYGFAFGPQSALTILEGLRDEPALKGYHLLHAVRADFLFKLGRMDEAREEFERAATMTRNAREKALLEKRAAEALERA